One window of Dyadobacter sandarakinus genomic DNA carries:
- a CDS encoding DUF4907 domain-containing protein: MFIAFAIAALFFYRTSSIGEGYGRIKVKAYQVTEGWGYRIYDDTTLIIEQPVIPGIPGTAGFKTRQDALKTGELVQQKLSRGIFPPTITAEELDSLGTRP, from the coding sequence TTGTTCATAGCCTTCGCTATTGCAGCCTTGTTCTTTTACAGAACAAGCTCCATAGGCGAAGGCTATGGTCGTATTAAGGTCAAAGCTTATCAGGTAACCGAAGGCTGGGGCTACCGCATTTATGATGATACAACACTGATCATTGAGCAGCCTGTTATTCCCGGCATACCCGGCACAGCGGGATTTAAGACCCGACAGGACGCGCTGAAAACGGGCGAGCTTGTTCAGCAAAAACTTTCCAGAGGTATTTTCCCCCCTACCATCACTGCCGAAGAGCTGGACAGCCTGGGAACCCGTCCCTAA
- a CDS encoding Kelch repeat-containing protein, with protein MFNTLRKTSLALLIASTALVQISCNKDSDPDLLGNWYRTGIPNFGGSARARAVSFVIGDRGYIGTGLTNETVPRVKDFWAYNAGTKIWSQVAPFAGTGRTDAVAFVIGGKAYVGTGYDNVTTIDNGYKKDFYSYDPATNKWTAVADFLGGTRQYATAFSVNNKGYVGLGYNGSGFYQDFYQYDPATDKWSEIATFTGGKRRGALSFTLENKAYVGFGTNNSGTETKDLYVFDPAGNNGSGAWIRTEHDDTDFPTRSHALAMVINGKAYIVGGNGKSDAYSYEPGTNTWTEVSSFAGGQRGFSAGFAIGNTGYMGTGSPTGSNGYDDFWAFDPSVAANDDDNQ; from the coding sequence ATGTTCAATACTTTAAGAAAGACATCGTTAGCCCTTCTGATTGCTTCTACTGCACTCGTTCAAATTAGCTGTAACAAGGATTCAGATCCTGATTTGCTGGGCAACTGGTACAGAACCGGCATTCCCAACTTTGGAGGATCTGCCAGGGCCCGGGCTGTAAGCTTTGTGATTGGCGACAGAGGATATATCGGTACTGGTCTGACCAACGAGACCGTGCCAAGAGTGAAGGATTTCTGGGCTTACAATGCCGGTACTAAAATATGGTCGCAGGTAGCTCCTTTTGCGGGCACCGGCCGTACAGATGCAGTAGCATTTGTAATTGGCGGAAAAGCATACGTCGGAACAGGTTATGACAATGTAACCACGATCGACAATGGTTATAAAAAAGACTTTTACTCCTACGATCCTGCCACCAACAAGTGGACAGCCGTAGCTGATTTCCTGGGCGGAACCCGCCAGTACGCGACTGCATTCTCCGTGAACAACAAAGGTTACGTGGGACTGGGATATAATGGAAGCGGTTTCTACCAGGATTTTTATCAGTATGATCCTGCCACTGACAAATGGAGTGAAATTGCAACGTTCACAGGCGGAAAACGCCGGGGTGCACTTTCATTCACACTCGAAAATAAGGCTTATGTAGGTTTTGGAACCAACAACTCCGGCACGGAAACCAAGGATCTCTACGTTTTCGATCCTGCGGGCAACAATGGCAGCGGTGCCTGGATCCGTACGGAGCACGATGATACTGATTTCCCGACCCGCTCACATGCACTGGCCATGGTAATCAACGGCAAGGCATATATAGTAGGTGGAAACGGAAAGTCTGATGCCTATTCTTATGAGCCGGGAACCAACACCTGGACCGAAGTATCCAGCTTCGCAGGTGGACAAAGAGGCTTTTCGGCCGGATTCGCAATCGGAAATACCGGGTATATGGGTACCGGAAGTCCTACCGGATCAAACGGATATGACGATTTCTGGGCATTTGATCCGAGTGTTGCCGCTAACGACGACGATAATCAGTGA
- a CDS encoding DUF4270 family protein, with protein MKFNQFLIKKSSRAYKFLIILGLAASLAGCEWGDQIESIVQPNPDNFSVLFSDTASVMISSVGSDSVMTGAPSRLLVGRYMDPYFGKIQASTFFQPTTNSGISVPETAVYDSLILALRYDQYVYGDTTKPMNLSVHTLQQDITDKNSYYNHDTTPFDILPIAKVKVVPRPRTKPWLKIKLSDVLGKDLFSKGQNKLINNNNDWINIVKGLLVAPGATDNGPVVGFRLDSASVQLHYHVQEVDGVRKDSTVLNTTARYNQILADRAGTQLAKLPSGRLALPASQSGNMSFIEGGVGVMTRVDFPYVDQLKYDQFTVVNRAFLRVEPLRASLTDMLPAPNALYVYLCDKNNQVYTNASDGLATPLYQITNTGSQAVAGTLVNDLLNNRQYYLFDVTTFVTSLLTTGTSDGSGLLLRTSPFSTASVAYLEAGTEFGKSVTRLVIGSQQNAQPGVKLELYYTNVKVDQ; from the coding sequence ATGAAATTCAACCAATTTCTTATTAAGAAATCTTCAAGGGCTTATAAATTTCTGATCATACTGGGACTGGCGGCTTCCCTTGCAGGATGTGAATGGGGGGATCAGATCGAATCCATCGTACAGCCCAACCCGGACAACTTTTCAGTATTGTTTTCGGATACTGCATCTGTGATGATCTCATCCGTGGGCAGTGACTCCGTAATGACCGGCGCCCCTAGCCGCCTCCTGGTAGGTCGTTACATGGATCCCTATTTTGGAAAAATTCAGGCATCTACCTTCTTTCAGCCTACTACAAACTCCGGCATTTCTGTTCCTGAAACTGCCGTTTACGATTCGCTGATCCTTGCATTGCGCTATGACCAGTACGTATATGGCGATACAACAAAGCCAATGAACCTGAGCGTGCATACTTTGCAGCAGGACATTACGGATAAAAATTCTTACTACAATCACGATACTACACCTTTTGATATTCTACCTATTGCGAAAGTAAAGGTAGTACCGCGTCCCCGTACAAAGCCCTGGCTGAAAATCAAGCTGTCGGATGTACTGGGTAAAGATCTGTTTTCAAAAGGCCAGAACAAGCTGATCAACAACAATAATGACTGGATCAATATTGTAAAAGGCCTTTTGGTTGCCCCGGGAGCCACTGACAATGGTCCTGTGGTAGGTTTCAGGCTCGACAGTGCTTCCGTGCAACTGCATTACCACGTACAGGAAGTAGATGGTGTGCGCAAAGATTCAACCGTATTAAATACGACCGCCCGCTATAACCAGATCCTGGCCGACCGCGCCGGCACACAGCTCGCCAAGCTTCCTTCCGGAAGGCTTGCGCTGCCAGCATCCCAGTCCGGAAATATGTCGTTTATCGAAGGCGGAGTAGGGGTTATGACGAGAGTCGACTTTCCTTATGTGGATCAGTTGAAATACGACCAGTTTACCGTAGTCAACCGTGCTTTCCTGCGTGTTGAGCCACTCAGGGCGTCCCTCACCGACATGCTTCCGGCGCCAAATGCATTGTACGTTTACCTTTGTGATAAAAACAATCAGGTATATACCAATGCCAGCGACGGGCTGGCCACACCGCTGTACCAGATTACCAATACAGGCTCTCAGGCTGTTGCAGGAACGCTCGTCAATGACTTACTCAACAACCGCCAGTACTACCTGTTTGACGTGACTACGTTTGTAACTAGCCTGCTTACGACCGGAACTTCGGATGGCTCGGGGCTTTTGCTGCGTACTTCGCCGTTTAGCACAGCATCTGTGGCTTACCTGGAAGCAGGGACAGAGTTTGGTAAAAGCGTGACCAGACTCGTGATCGGCAGTCAGCAGAATGCGCAGCCGGGTGTAAAGCTGGAACTTTACTATACCAATGTAAAGGTAGACCAGTAA
- a CDS encoding bestrophin family protein, whose protein sequence is MYVKQVFSIWRLLQGIWAGVLAVTIYSTLVFYLYTYENWHFLSFPVSIITILGTALSLLLGFRTNSAYDRWWEARKVWGAIVNDSRTLVRQASAFITTEEKEKKELISNIAHLQIAWCYALTNSLRKEAVLVYADLHLNAEEHDYISRQDNIPNAILNLIQFKLSDLNRAGKLETLLYQNIDSTVQRLCDAMGKCERIKNTVFPTQYSFFVIFVIFIFTLILPMGLVESIGRISIPVTFTISFLFFYVEWIAYIMQNPFENGPNDIPMTTLSRTIEINLLQMIDAPKIPEKILPKKGVVM, encoded by the coding sequence ATGTACGTCAAACAGGTATTTTCGATATGGCGCCTCCTGCAGGGCATTTGGGCCGGTGTACTGGCGGTAACCATTTACTCGACCCTCGTATTCTACCTCTATACTTACGAAAACTGGCATTTCCTTTCATTTCCGGTCTCCATTATCACGATTTTAGGCACCGCACTTTCGCTGCTGCTGGGTTTCAGGACCAACTCGGCCTACGACCGGTGGTGGGAAGCAAGAAAAGTATGGGGAGCAATCGTCAATGACAGCCGCACGCTCGTGAGGCAGGCAAGTGCATTTATAACAACAGAAGAAAAGGAGAAGAAAGAACTCATTTCCAACATTGCACATCTGCAGATTGCCTGGTGCTATGCGCTTACCAACAGCTTGCGGAAGGAGGCAGTACTGGTGTATGCAGATCTTCATCTGAATGCCGAAGAACATGATTACATTTCCAGGCAGGACAATATTCCCAATGCGATTCTGAACCTGATCCAGTTTAAGCTGTCGGACCTGAACCGGGCGGGAAAGCTCGAAACCCTTCTTTACCAAAACATAGACTCTACCGTGCAGCGGCTATGTGATGCGATGGGAAAATGCGAGCGTATCAAAAACACGGTATTTCCCACTCAGTACAGCTTCTTTGTCATTTTTGTGATATTCATCTTTACGCTCATCCTTCCTATGGGCCTGGTGGAAAGCATCGGACGGATTTCAATTCCGGTCACTTTTACCATTTCCTTCCTGTTCTTTTATGTAGAGTGGATCGCGTACATCATGCAGAATCCGTTTGAAAACGGCCCGAATGACATTCCCATGACCACGCTTTCCAGAACCATCGAAATCAACCTTCTTCAGATGATCGATGCACCGAAAATTCCCGAAAAGATACTGCCGAAAAAAGGGGTAGTTATGTAA
- a CDS encoding efflux RND transporter permease subunit, whose protein sequence is MIADVFIKRPVTAIVSSIVLVLVGIIALTTLPVAQYPDVTPPTVSITGNFTGADAQTVEQTTTTPIETQINGVPGMTYMSSNSTSSGQSSINVTFDVGTDVNIAALDVQNRVSVAEPTLPDAVKRLGLTVRKRQPSIMLALALYSPKGTHDAQFIGNYANIYLKDALQRVKGVGDIISRADDFGMRIWLNPDKLASLRMTPSDISAALSEQNLQVAAGTIGGTPQPNQQSFEYSVLTNSRLNTKQQFEDIIVRSSPEEGSVVYLRDVARVELGKFDYGVNAFVSGKPAAFVLIYQAPGANALDTYEGVMKALEEMKKTFPKDIDYVVPTETATVVQVSIEEVLHTFAEAMVLVVIVVFLFLQNWRATLIPILAIPVSLIGTFIFFIPFGFTINTLTLFAFVLAIGIVVDDAIVVVEAVQHYIDEKKMSPKDATVQAMKDISGPVIAIALILAAVFVPVSFVPGIVGRLYQQFAITIAISVLLSAFVALSLTPALCSIMLKPTKDENDRKNWLEKFFDRFNRWFERVAHSYTRGVAKWIKATPLVLVMMVCLFVGLFFLFKNKPSGFIPVEDEGRLYVTYEMQEATSTNRNVEMIKDIMQRVSSIPEVRVVGGLAGLNIISFSNKSNVGTMFVNLKPWADRKGAEHHVQAVIKEIQKRTADIKEARVLAIAPPAIPGLGATSGFTFQLQQSTSTDNIQQFEGVVRNFLGAVNKRPEIAMAYTFFNARTPSYQIDVDRDKTKKLGVQVNDVFSSLSTLLGSSYVNDFNLYGRNFRVMVQADSTFRSSLEKIQSFYVRNRQGNMIPLSALVTSKVVENPALISHYNIYRSVEINGTPKPGFSSGQAITALREEAAKLPAGYSYEFSGMSSEEIKAGDSTTTIFAISIVFVFLFLAALYESWSIPFSVLFAVPIGAFGSILTLTFLPNLSNNIYAQIGLITLIGLAAKNAILIVEFAKERVDSGMEVVKATLEAVQLRLRPIIMTSLAFILGVLPLAFASGAAAESRKTIGWTVFGGMLAATSLAIFVVPVLFVAIEKLVTKKKHPVDENPGSVEVPA, encoded by the coding sequence ATGATTGCAGACGTTTTTATAAAAAGACCCGTAACAGCTATCGTATCCTCGATTGTGCTGGTGCTGGTCGGGATTATTGCCCTTACCACTCTGCCGGTGGCGCAATATCCCGATGTAACCCCGCCCACGGTATCCATTACCGGCAACTTTACAGGTGCGGATGCCCAGACGGTGGAGCAGACCACGACAACGCCCATTGAAACCCAGATTAACGGTGTGCCGGGCATGACCTACATGTCCAGCAACAGTACCAGCAGCGGACAAAGCAGCATTAACGTAACGTTTGATGTGGGTACTGACGTAAACATTGCCGCCCTCGACGTTCAGAACCGCGTAAGTGTGGCGGAACCGACGCTGCCGGATGCGGTAAAAAGACTTGGACTTACCGTAAGAAAGCGGCAGCCGAGTATCATGCTTGCGCTCGCCCTCTACTCGCCCAAGGGTACGCACGATGCGCAGTTTATCGGTAACTATGCCAACATTTACCTGAAAGATGCATTGCAGCGGGTGAAAGGTGTAGGTGATATCATTTCGCGTGCAGACGATTTTGGTATGCGGATCTGGCTTAATCCTGATAAGCTCGCCAGCCTCCGGATGACGCCGTCGGATATTTCAGCGGCCCTGTCGGAGCAAAACCTTCAGGTAGCAGCGGGAACGATCGGTGGTACGCCCCAGCCCAATCAGCAAAGCTTTGAATACAGCGTACTGACCAACAGCCGCCTGAATACCAAGCAGCAGTTTGAAGATATCATTGTTCGCTCCTCTCCTGAAGAAGGCAGCGTGGTGTACCTCCGCGACGTGGCCCGCGTGGAGCTTGGAAAGTTTGACTATGGCGTAAATGCATTTGTAAGCGGTAAACCGGCTGCATTCGTACTGATCTACCAGGCACCGGGTGCTAATGCACTTGACACCTATGAAGGCGTGATGAAGGCTTTGGAGGAAATGAAGAAGACCTTTCCAAAAGACATTGACTACGTGGTACCTACAGAAACTGCCACGGTTGTACAGGTGTCCATCGAGGAGGTACTGCACACATTTGCAGAAGCAATGGTGCTTGTGGTGATTGTGGTTTTCCTGTTTTTGCAAAACTGGCGTGCAACGCTCATCCCTATCCTTGCGATCCCGGTATCACTGATCGGTACCTTCATTTTCTTTATCCCGTTTGGTTTTACCATCAACACCCTCACGTTGTTTGCATTCGTACTTGCTATCGGTATTGTAGTGGATGATGCGATTGTGGTTGTCGAGGCAGTTCAGCATTATATTGATGAAAAGAAAATGTCTCCGAAGGATGCAACGGTCCAGGCGATGAAAGACATTTCGGGTCCTGTAATTGCCATTGCATTGATCCTGGCTGCGGTGTTTGTTCCGGTAAGCTTTGTGCCTGGTATTGTGGGCCGGCTCTATCAGCAGTTTGCGATTACGATTGCCATTTCGGTATTGCTTTCGGCCTTTGTGGCACTTTCGCTGACGCCTGCATTGTGCTCGATCATGCTGAAACCTACCAAAGATGAGAATGACCGGAAAAACTGGCTTGAAAAATTCTTCGACAGGTTCAACCGCTGGTTTGAACGCGTAGCGCACAGCTATACCCGCGGCGTTGCCAAATGGATCAAAGCCACACCGCTGGTGCTGGTCATGATGGTTTGCCTTTTTGTAGGTCTTTTCTTTTTGTTTAAAAATAAACCCTCGGGCTTTATCCCGGTCGAGGACGAAGGCCGCCTGTATGTTACCTACGAAATGCAGGAAGCCACTTCCACAAACCGCAACGTGGAAATGATCAAAGACATCATGCAGCGCGTATCTTCCATTCCCGAAGTGCGGGTAGTGGGTGGATTGGCCGGGCTGAACATCATCAGCTTTTCCAACAAGTCCAACGTGGGTACCATGTTTGTCAACCTGAAACCGTGGGCAGACCGTAAAGGTGCGGAACACCATGTACAGGCTGTGATCAAGGAAATCCAGAAACGTACCGCCGACATCAAGGAAGCGAGGGTACTGGCCATTGCGCCGCCGGCAATCCCGGGTCTGGGTGCCACCTCCGGTTTTACATTCCAGTTGCAGCAGTCAACCAGTACCGACAACATTCAGCAGTTTGAAGGTGTGGTGCGCAACTTCCTGGGTGCTGTTAATAAACGCCCCGAGATTGCAATGGCTTATACCTTTTTCAATGCAAGAACACCAAGTTACCAGATTGATGTAGACCGGGATAAAACCAAAAAGCTCGGTGTGCAGGTGAATGACGTGTTCAGCTCGCTGTCCACTTTGCTGGGTAGCTCCTATGTCAATGACTTCAACCTCTACGGACGGAACTTCCGCGTGATGGTTCAGGCGGACAGTACTTTCCGATCGTCGCTTGAAAAGATCCAGAGCTTTTACGTCCGCAACCGCCAGGGTAACATGATCCCGCTGAGTGCGCTGGTCACTTCCAAAGTTGTGGAAAACCCTGCATTGATCTCCCACTATAATATTTACCGGTCTGTCGAGATCAACGGAACACCAAAACCCGGATTCAGCAGCGGCCAGGCGATCACCGCGCTGCGGGAAGAAGCGGCCAAGCTGCCTGCAGGATATTCCTATGAATTTTCGGGTATGAGTAGTGAAGAGATCAAGGCCGGTGATAGTACTACAACGATTTTCGCGATATCCATTGTTTTCGTGTTCCTCTTCCTGGCGGCACTTTACGAAAGCTGGTCTATCCCGTTCTCGGTACTCTTTGCAGTACCTATAGGTGCGTTCGGTTCAATTTTAACCCTGACGTTCCTGCCTAATCTGTCCAATAACATCTATGCGCAGATTGGTCTGATCACGCTGATTGGTCTTGCTGCCAAGAATGCGATCCTGATCGTTGAGTTTGCCAAAGAGCGGGTGGATAGCGGCATGGAAGTGGTCAAGGCTACGCTGGAAGCGGTACAGCTTCGTTTGCGGCCCATTATCATGACTTCACTCGCCTTTATCCTCGGCGTACTTCCGCTTGCCTTTGCAAGCGGCGCAGCGGCCGAGTCGAGGAAAACGATCGGCTGGACGGTATTCGGAGGTATGCTTGCGGCTACGTCCCTCGCAATTTTCGTAGTGCCGGTACTCTTTGTAGCCATTGAAAAATTGGTGACCAAGAAAAAACATCCGGTAGATGAAAACCCCGGTTCAGTGGAAGTACCTGCCTGA
- a CDS encoding efflux RND transporter periplasmic adaptor subunit — MKYYSVVLTALVLYACGNKNQQQQPAGPQAIPVALEVAKTAEASYYDEYPGTIVPLNEIELRPQVTGFITGIHFTDGSRVRKGQLLYTIDAQLYTANYDQAVANANVQEANLVRAQKDADRYHELEKNDAVAKQLVDNADAALEVAKRQAEAAKANIQAVQTSVRYTKVVAPFDGVIGISAVKVGAPISAGQTVLNTVSTDTQLAVDFNVDQKEIYRFTNLMKSQKANDSTFTLKFGTDVYPANGKIALLDRAVDPQTGTIKARLIFPNKDNQLRAGMTGTVRVLNNAAAKSIVIPNKAVTEQLGEFFVYVLGDSSKVSQRRVELGTAIGANIIVKEGLKEGEKFAVEGVQNLREGAVVQESKK, encoded by the coding sequence ATGAAATATTACTCAGTTGTTCTGACCGCACTGGTACTCTACGCCTGCGGCAACAAAAACCAGCAGCAGCAACCCGCAGGCCCGCAAGCCATCCCGGTAGCGCTGGAAGTGGCTAAGACCGCAGAAGCAAGCTACTATGACGAATATCCCGGTACCATCGTACCATTGAACGAAATTGAACTCCGCCCGCAGGTGACCGGATTTATTACCGGCATCCATTTTACGGACGGATCCCGGGTTCGCAAGGGCCAGCTTTTGTATACCATTGATGCTCAGCTTTATACTGCCAATTACGACCAGGCCGTGGCCAATGCAAATGTGCAGGAAGCCAACCTCGTTCGGGCACAGAAAGATGCTGACCGCTACCATGAACTTGAAAAAAATGATGCAGTTGCCAAGCAGCTCGTGGACAATGCGGATGCGGCGCTCGAAGTAGCCAAAAGACAGGCTGAAGCCGCCAAAGCAAATATCCAGGCAGTACAGACGAGTGTTCGTTATACTAAGGTAGTTGCACCGTTTGACGGGGTGATCGGCATTTCTGCCGTGAAAGTAGGCGCGCCGATCTCGGCAGGACAAACTGTTCTGAACACCGTATCCACCGACACGCAGCTTGCTGTGGATTTCAATGTGGACCAGAAGGAAATTTACCGCTTTACGAACCTGATGAAGAGTCAGAAAGCCAATGATTCCACATTCACATTGAAATTCGGCACGGACGTGTATCCTGCAAACGGAAAAATTGCGCTGCTCGACCGTGCAGTGGATCCGCAGACGGGTACTATTAAGGCACGTCTTATTTTCCCGAACAAGGATAATCAGCTGCGTGCAGGTATGACAGGAACCGTGCGGGTGCTGAACAATGCCGCCGCCAAGTCTATCGTGATTCCTAATAAGGCTGTAACCGAGCAGCTGGGTGAATTCTTTGTGTATGTACTGGGTGACAGCAGTAAGGTCAGCCAGCGCCGCGTGGAGCTGGGTACTGCGATCGGAGCCAATATCATTGTGAAAGAAGGATTGAAAGAAGGAGAAAAATTTGCGGTAGAAGGGGTACAAAACCTCCGGGAGGGCGCAGTGGTACAGGAAAGTAAAAAGTAA
- a CDS encoding TolC family protein has protein sequence MNYWSKPQKTMRLALSSAFLLFVSFCPVFAQDIREGTKDAPTLQNATLPEVVDYALKHQPVIQQSLIDERITDEQVRSRLADWYPQISANYNLQHNFIVQTSIIAGNPVKLGVKNISSAQFTLSQQIFNRDVLLANRTRRDVLLQASQNTSYNKTDIAVNVSKAFYDVLATSQQIDVAEEDIVRLERSLRDAENQYKAGVADKIDFKRATISLNNTKANKKANEEILKAKTEYLKTLMGYPVDQALEISYDTLQMEREITLDTLQTADFTGRIEYQLLATQKKLLEANLQYNKWSYLPNLSLNGAYNLNFQNNQFSELYGTNYPNSFGLFTLSLPLYQGGKRKANTRQAEWQIKRVDWDIKGLQMNVNSEYATALANYKGNLTNLLAQKENVDLAREVYDVLQLQYKSGIKTYLEVVTSETDLRLARISYYNALYQVLASKIDVQRALGQMNY, from the coding sequence ATGAATTATTGGTCTAAGCCACAAAAAACAATGCGTTTGGCGCTTAGCTCGGCATTCCTCCTATTCGTTTCATTTTGTCCTGTTTTTGCGCAGGATATCAGGGAAGGCACCAAAGATGCACCTACCCTACAGAATGCAACCCTCCCGGAGGTAGTTGACTACGCCCTGAAACACCAGCCGGTGATCCAGCAGTCGCTGATCGATGAGCGCATTACAGATGAACAGGTACGCAGCAGGTTGGCTGACTGGTACCCGCAGATCAGCGCTAACTACAATTTACAGCACAACTTTATCGTGCAAACCAGCATTATCGCCGGCAATCCTGTAAAGCTGGGTGTCAAAAACATTTCTTCTGCTCAGTTTACATTGTCACAGCAGATTTTCAACCGGGATGTGCTGCTGGCCAACCGTACGCGCAGAGACGTACTCCTTCAGGCCAGCCAGAACACCTCTTATAACAAAACCGACATTGCGGTAAATGTATCCAAAGCTTTTTACGATGTACTGGCTACTTCACAGCAGATCGACGTGGCCGAAGAGGATATCGTCAGACTGGAAAGAAGTCTACGCGATGCTGAAAATCAATACAAGGCCGGGGTTGCTGACAAGATCGACTTCAAGCGCGCGACGATTTCGCTGAACAATACGAAAGCGAACAAAAAAGCCAATGAGGAAATACTGAAAGCCAAAACAGAATACCTGAAAACCCTGATGGGCTATCCGGTGGATCAAGCGCTGGAGATCAGCTATGATACCCTGCAGATGGAACGCGAAATCACCCTGGATACCCTGCAGACGGCTGATTTTACAGGAAGAATCGAATACCAGCTTCTTGCCACACAGAAAAAATTACTGGAAGCAAATCTACAGTACAACAAATGGAGCTACCTGCCCAACCTGTCGCTGAACGGAGCCTATAACCTGAATTTCCAGAACAACCAGTTTTCCGAGCTCTACGGGACCAATTATCCCAACTCATTCGGCTTGTTTACACTGTCCCTGCCGCTGTACCAGGGTGGAAAACGCAAGGCCAATACCCGCCAGGCCGAGTGGCAGATCAAGCGCGTGGACTGGGATATCAAGGGATTGCAGATGAATGTAAATTCCGAGTATGCCACCGCACTGGCCAACTACAAAGGCAACCTGACCAACTTACTTGCGCAGAAGGAAAATGTGGATCTGGCCCGGGAAGTATACGATGTATTGCAGCTTCAATACAAATCAGGTATCAAAACCTACCTGGAAGTAGTAACCTCCGAGACTGACCTGCGGCTTGCGCGCATCAGCTACTACAATGCATTGTACCAGGTACTTGCCAGCAAGATCGACGTACAGCGGGCCCTTGGCCAAATGAATTATTAA